The nucleotide sequence GGATTGTTTATATTTCAGAAGATCGTAAACGTGATGGCTTAGTTTTGGGAATGTCAATCAAAGATAATATGTCTCTTACTGCCTTGCGTTATTTCAGTAACCGGTTAGGTGGTCTTAATCATAAAGAAGAACAGAATGCAGTTAGTGACTTTATTAAATTGTTTAGTATCAAGACACCTTCAATGGGACAAGTTATTGGTTTACTTTCTGGTGGTAATCAGCAAAAAGTAGCTATTGCCCGTGGATTAATGACCAGACCAAAAGTTCTTATTCTGGATGAACCTACGCGTGGTGTAGATGTTGGTGCAAAAAAAGAAATTTATCAGTTAATTAATCAATTCAAGAAAGAGGGGTTAAGCATTATTCTCGTTTCTTCTGAAATGCCAGAAGTGATAGGAATGAGTGATCGTATTTTGGTTATGTGTGAAGGCCAGATCAGTGGAGAATTTTTTGCTGAACAGGCAACTCAAGAAATTTTGATGGCAGCGGCTGTAGGCAAACAATATGGAGCGATTCAGGAGTAATTCAGTATGAATTCTAATATATCACCGACATTTAAACGTTGGTTTACTAAAGAGTGGTTACTGAAACAAAAGTCACTGATTGCGTTGCTAGTGCTGATAGCAGTAGTTTCTTCTCTTAGCCAAAACTTTTTCACTTTAAATAACTTGTTTAATATTCTGCAACAAACATCAGTCAATGCCATTATGGCCGTTGGGATGACATTGGTTATCCTGACATCAGGTATTGACCTGTCTGTTGGTTCATTGCTTGCGTTAACAGGTGCAATAGTAGCTTCATTGGTTGGTACGGAAGTTAATGCTCTGGTGGCTATCGTGAGTGCTTTGGCTTTAGGTGCTGCAATTGGTGCTTGTACAGGAATAATAATTGCTAAAGGTAAAGTACAGGCTTTTATTGCCACTCTAGTCATGATGTTATTACTTCGTGGAATAACCCGTGTCTATACTGATGGTAGTCCAATAAATACAGGATTCAGTGATAATGCCGATCTGTTTGGCTGGTTTGGTATTGGTCGCCCACTGGGAATTCCTACTCCAGTATGGCTGATGTTGATAGTTTTTGTTATCACATGGTATATCCTGCATCACACCCGTTTAGGTCGTTATATTTATGCCTTGGGGGGGAATGAATCGGCTACCCGTTTATCTGGTATCAATATCGATAAAATTAAAATTATCGTTTACTCCTTATGCGGTTTCCTGACGGCATTGGCAAGTATTATTGAAGTTGCTCGTCTTTCTTCTGCTCAACCTATGGCGGGGGGAGGTTATGAATTAGATGCTATTGCTGCCGTAGTTCTGGGAGGAACTCGCCTGGCTGGTGGTAAGGGGTTAATTATTGGTACTTTGATTGGTGCACTAATCCTCGGTTTTTTAAATAATGGCTTAAACTTATTAGGTATTTCTTCTAACTATCAGATGATTGTTAAAGCAATTGTAATATTGTTGGCAGTTCTGGTTGATAACAAAAGTGGTAAATAACCTCACCCTACAGGAAATAACACGATGAAAGTGAAGAAATTAGTAACAATTTTATCTGCTGTTGCGCTAAGTATGACTGTAAGTGTAAATGCATTGGCGAAAGACACTATCGCGTTAGTCATTTCTACCCTGAATAATCCATTCTTTGTCACAATGAAAGATAGTGCTCAAAAAGAGGCGGATAAGTTGGGCTATAACCTAATTGTGTTGGATTCTCAGGATAATCCAGCGAAAGAATTAGCTAATGTTCAGGATTTGACGGTACGTGGTACTAAACTCATGCTAATTAACCCGACTGACTCCGATGCTGTTGGTAATGCTATTATTATGGCTAACAATGCCAAAATTCCGGTTATTACTCTAGATCGGATAGCGAATAAAGGTACTGTTGTCAGTCATATTGCTTCTGATAACCGCTTGGGGGGTAAAATAGCGGGTGATTTTATCGCCGAAAAATTAGGGAATGAAGCCAAAATTATTCAGCTAGAAGGTATTGCCGGCACTTCTGCTGCCCGTGAACGTGGTGAAGGATTTAATAAGGTAGCACAGGAACATAAATTTAATGTGCTAGCTAGTCAGCCTGCTGATTTCGATCGAACCAAGGGACTGAACGTTATGCAGAACTTACTGACGGCTCATCCGGCTGTACAAGCTGTATTTGCTCAGAATGATGAGATGGCGTTAGGTGCTTTGCGCGCTTTACAGACAGCAGGTAAAAGCGATGTATTAGTTGTTGGTTTTGATGGTACTGGAGATGGTATCAAAGCTGTTCAACGTGGAAAACTAGGAGCGACAATCGCTCAGCGTCCTGATCAAATTGGTATCGTTGGTGTTCAGACTGCAAATAAAGTGCTGAGGGGCGAAAAAGTTGAGGCCGTCATCCCTGTAGAATTGGAGTTAGTTATTAAAAAATAAATCGGTATTTATGCCGTTACTTATTGGTGATGGTGACGGCATAATTGAAAAGGAATAAATGTAATGAGTACAGCAAAACTTGCGGTGCTTGGCAGCATTAATGCTGACCATATTTTGAATCTTAAGTCATTCCCTCGACCGGGGGAAACGGTGATCGGAGAACAATATCAGGTTGCTTTTGGTGGTAAAGGTGCTAATCAGGCGGTAGCAGCAGGCCGTAGCGGTGCTGACATTACATTTATTGCTTGTGTTGGTGAGGACGATATTGGTTTTCGTATCTGTCAGCAGTTAGCAAAGGATAATATTAACACTTCTGGCATTGAAGTGATTAAAGGAGAAACAACGGGTGTAGCGTTGATTTTCGTTAATCATCAAGGTGAAAACATTATTGGTATCAATGCAGGCGCTAATGCAGCGTTGACACCGGAATATTTCTATCGCTACCAAAATATTATTGAGGAAGCAGATGCATTATTGATACAACTTGAGTCTCCATTGGAAACAGTGCAACTTGCTGCAACAATAGCTAAACAAAATAATACAAAAGTAATACTCAATCCGGCGCCGGCCCGAAAATTATCTGATCAATTGCTCTCATTGGTGGATATCATTACACCGAATGAAACTGAAGCGGAATATCTCACCGGCATTAAAGTAGAAAATGATTCAGATGCGGAAAATGCGGCTCAAATACTGCATGGGAAAGGTATTGAAACTGTAATTATCACATTGGGTAGCCGTGGGGTATGGTTGAGTGAAAGTGGTCAGAAAGGAAAAATTGTTCCGGGATTTAAAGTTAACGTTGTAGATACTGTTGCGGCAGGAGATACTTTCAATGGTGCGCTGGTGACAGCATTATTGGAAAGAAAATCCATGTTATCTGCCATACGATTTGCTCATTCTGCTGCTGCGATAGCGGTAACCCGTCAGGGAGCTCAGCCTTCTGTTCCGTGGCGAAATGAAATTGATGCATTTTTAATTGAACAGGATTAACTGTGGCTACAATGAAAGATGTTGCTCGTTTTGCAGGTGTTTCTACATCAACTGTATCTCATGTTATTAATAATAATCGTTATGTCAGTGATGGTGTGAAAAAGAAAGTTAATGATGCGATTGAGCAATTGAATTATGCGCCATCAGCGCTTGCACGAAGTCTTAAAATCAAGCAAACCAAAACCATTGGTATGTTGGTAACGACCAGTAATAATCCTTTTTATGCTGAAATTGTAAGAGGGGTTGAACGAAGCTGTTATGAGCGTGGTTACAGCCTTATCTTATGTAATACAGAAGGTGATACCAAACGAATGGATTACAGCATGGAAACGTTGCTGCAAAAGCGAGTAGATGGGGTGCTGATTATGTGTACTGAAAATCAACACAATTCCTGTGATGTTTTGCGCCGTTATCCTCCTTTACCTGTGGTTATGATGGATTGGTCTCCATTTGATATTGTCGGTGATGTTATTCAGGACAACTCCTTGTTGGGAGGTGAGATGGCCACTAATCACCTTATTAGCTGTGGTTTTAAAAAAATAGCCTGTATTGCAGGTCCACAAGATAAAACACCTGCTAATCATCGATTGAAGGGGTATAGAAAGGCAATGGCAAATGCTGGCCTTACTATTCCTGACGGATATGAAATTTACAGTGATTTTGAATTTGCTGGTGGTTTTAAATCAATGCAGGAATTACTACAACATCCAGAACCGCCAGAAGCTGTTTTTGCAGGAAATGATGCAATGGCCGTTGGCGCTTATCAGGCTCTGTACCAAGCCGGACTTTCTGTACCGGATGATATTTCCATCATAGGTTATGATGATATCGACCTTGCCCCTTATATGATCCCACCATTGACAACCATTCATCAGCCAAAAGATGAGTTAGGAAAGTTAGCTGTTGATACTTTGCTTTATCGGATGGATAACCCAGAAAGTGATCCTAAATTATTAGTATTGACTCCGACACTGATTGAGCGTAGTTCAGTTTCTCGTTCTTAAGTGTTCTTTTTCTTGATCATGTTATCTCCATCTTCCTTATGTAATAGTAGGAAGGTGGAAGAAGAGAGTAAAGTGATTATTCCTACGGTAATAAAAGTACTGTGGAAGTTATCAACTGTTGTTCCATTAGGCATAGATTCATAGAAACGAAGAATAGCTGCACTTACCGCAACACCGAAGCTAATAGATAACTGCTGAGTTACAGCTAATAAACTATTTCCTGAACTGGCATTATTATCGGTCAGATCAGCGAGAGTAATGGTATTCATCGAAGTAAATTGAATAGATACAGCCATGCCTAGTAAGAATAGTGGAATAGACAAAAGAACAGCAGACATTTCTGGTGATTGCAGTGAAAATTGAGAAATCATTAATCCAATAATAATGGTTATGCTAACCAGCGTTTTACGATATCCAAAGCCAGTTAATACATTAGTAACGAAAGATTTGGCTATAACAGAACCAATAGCTGTTGGTGCCATCATCATTCCGGCAATGACCGCTGAATAACCAAATCCAACTTGTAGCATCAAAGGCATCAGGAA is from Photorhabdus laumondii subsp. laumondii and encodes:
- the rbsC gene encoding ribose ABC transporter permease, with protein sequence MNSNISPTFKRWFTKEWLLKQKSLIALLVLIAVVSSLSQNFFTLNNLFNILQQTSVNAIMAVGMTLVILTSGIDLSVGSLLALTGAIVASLVGTEVNALVAIVSALALGAAIGACTGIIIAKGKVQAFIATLVMMLLLRGITRVYTDGSPINTGFSDNADLFGWFGIGRPLGIPTPVWLMLIVFVITWYILHHTRLGRYIYALGGNESATRLSGINIDKIKIIVYSLCGFLTALASIIEVARLSSAQPMAGGGYELDAIAAVVLGGTRLAGGKGLIIGTLIGALILGFLNNGLNLLGISSNYQMIVKAIVILLAVLVDNKSGK
- the rbsB gene encoding ribose ABC transporter substrate-binding protein RbsB, producing the protein MKVKKLVTILSAVALSMTVSVNALAKDTIALVISTLNNPFFVTMKDSAQKEADKLGYNLIVLDSQDNPAKELANVQDLTVRGTKLMLINPTDSDAVGNAIIMANNAKIPVITLDRIANKGTVVSHIASDNRLGGKIAGDFIAEKLGNEAKIIQLEGIAGTSAARERGEGFNKVAQEHKFNVLASQPADFDRTKGLNVMQNLLTAHPAVQAVFAQNDEMALGALRALQTAGKSDVLVVGFDGTGDGIKAVQRGKLGATIAQRPDQIGIVGVQTANKVLRGEKVEAVIPVELELVIKK
- the rbsK gene encoding ribokinase; the encoded protein is MSTAKLAVLGSINADHILNLKSFPRPGETVIGEQYQVAFGGKGANQAVAAGRSGADITFIACVGEDDIGFRICQQLAKDNINTSGIEVIKGETTGVALIFVNHQGENIIGINAGANAALTPEYFYRYQNIIEEADALLIQLESPLETVQLAATIAKQNNTKVILNPAPARKLSDQLLSLVDIITPNETEAEYLTGIKVENDSDAENAAQILHGKGIETVIITLGSRGVWLSESGQKGKIVPGFKVNVVDTVAAGDTFNGALVTALLERKSMLSAIRFAHSAAAIAVTRQGAQPSVPWRNEIDAFLIEQD
- the rbsR gene encoding ribose operon transcriptional repressor RbsR, giving the protein MATMKDVARFAGVSTSTVSHVINNNRYVSDGVKKKVNDAIEQLNYAPSALARSLKIKQTKTIGMLVTTSNNPFYAEIVRGVERSCYERGYSLILCNTEGDTKRMDYSMETLLQKRVDGVLIMCTENQHNSCDVLRRYPPLPVVMMDWSPFDIVGDVIQDNSLLGGEMATNHLISCGFKKIACIAGPQDKTPANHRLKGYRKAMANAGLTIPDGYEIYSDFEFAGGFKSMQELLQHPEPPEAVFAGNDAMAVGAYQALYQAGLSVPDDISIIGYDDIDLAPYMIPPLTTIHQPKDELGKLAVDTLLYRMDNPESDPKLLVLTPTLIERSSVSRS